The Kiritimatiellia bacterium sequence TTGATTGGTTTGCCGTTCTGGGCGGCGGTGCTGCTGATCGGCGCCGTGGCGCTGGTATATGAATTCCTGGGCGGCATCCGGGCCGATATCTATTCGGACGTGATTCAAATGATTGTTCTTTACGCCGGCATTGCGGTCTGCCTGGTCTACGCCGTGCATCTGGCTGGCGGCTGGCGCGAGATTATCGCTGTTTTCCCGGTTGACAAGGCGCGCACGCTTGATTTCGGGAGCATGGGATTTTCCGGCGCCAACCCGTTCGCTTTCTGGCCGATGCTGCTCGGCGGATTCTTTCTCTACCTGAGTTATTACGGCTGCGACCAGACCCAGGTCCAGCGCGGGCTTTCAACGCGGGACGTGGACGGCACCAACATGGCGCTTTTTATCAACGGGATGCTGCGGTTTCCCTTGACCCTGACCTATTGCCTGATCGGGGTGGCGATCGGCGCCTACCTGATCAAGCATCCGGATTTCCTGCGCTATCTGGCCGATCCTGCCACCAACGCCGTGAACTACAATCTGGCGGTGCCTTCCTTCTGCCTGCATGTTCTGCCACATGGCGTGATCGGCTTGATCATGGTGGCCATGTTCGCCGCGGCCATGTCGTCGCTGGATTCAACGATCAACTCGCTTTCCGCCCTGACGATCCGCGACGTGGTTGAACGTTTCCGTTCCGAGCCCTTCGGAGAACGCGAGCTGATGCGCTGGGGCCGGCTGATAACCGTCGGCTGGGGAATTCTCTGCATGGCTTTTTCATTTTTTGTCGGCGACATTTCCCCTTCCATCATTGAGGCCATCAACAAGATCAGCTCGCTCGTCAACGGCCCGATCCTGGCCGCGTTTCTCCTGGCCATCCTGACCAGGCGCGCCAACGACCCGGGCGTCATGATCGGGATCGCGGCCGGATTCGGCGCCAACCTCATGACCTGGCTTCTGCTGCCGGGCGTCTCCTGGCTCTGGTGGAACGTCAGCGGCTGCCTGGTAACGTTTGGGATCGGATACGGAGCAAGCTTCCTGTTCCGCGCGCGGGTGGTTCCGAACCTGGAAACGCTGGTTTATCATGCCGATGCGGCGCGGCAGTTCAATTATCGCCGGAATTGGCGCGTTTATCTGTGGATTCTGGCCGGGTATTTCCTTGTGATGGTCGCCGTTCTTAAAGGCATAGAATTAATTTTCGGTCTTTCCGCAAATTAAACTCCACATGGCGTTTAATGCCTGCTATAAACAGATTCCATGCAGCCTCAAAACAGACCCATGGCGGCCATCATCGGGCGTCCGAATGTCGGCAAGTCGTCTATTTTCAACCGGCTGGCCGGCCGCCGGATCGCCATCGTCCACGAGGAGGCGGGCGTCACCCGCGACCGGATTATCTGTCCCGTCCGGCTTCAAAGCCGCCGCGCCGATAACGCGGCGCAGCCGCGTGTGATTGATCTGGTTGACACGGCCGGGCTTGTTTTGCCGGAAGGTGAAAACGCGGATGCCGGAAACGAATGGGAGCAAAGCGCCGTTTCCATTGAGGCGGCCGTGCGCCGCCAGGTTGGCCTTGCCCTGCGCGAAGCCGGCGCGGTCGTCTTTGTCGTTGATGCCAGGGCCGGCGTGCTGGCGGCGGACGAGAGAACGGCCGCCCGGCTTCATAAAAGCGCCTTGCCGGTCCTGCTGGCCGTCAACAAGGCCGATAACGCCGAGCTTGACTTTCACGCGCTTGATTTTGAAAGATTCGGGTTCCCGGTTTTTCCCGTTTCCGCGCTGCACAACCGCGGGTTTGAAGATTTGATTGAAAAATTGTCCGCCCTTTTTCCTCCCGGCGCGGAGGAGGCTTTGCCCGGGTTGCGCGTGGCCGTTGTCGGGCGCCCGAACGTGGGTAAATCCATGCTGGTCAACCGCCTCGCGCGCGGCGAACGCGTGATCGTGTCCGGCGAGCCGGGCACGACCCGCGACAGCATCGCCGTTCCGTTGACGGCAAAATCTGGCGCGCCGCCGGGCGGATATATCCTGATTGACACGGCCGGTTTGCGCGCCGCAAACAAGCTCAAACACGCCGTTGACGGGTTCGGGCGCCTGCGCGCCCTGGAAAGCATCGGTTCCGCGGATATTGCCGCGCTGGTGATTGACGCGACCGTCGGGCCGACCGCCTATGATAAAAACATCGCGGCGCAAATAATGGCCCGGAAAAAGGGTTGCATGATTATCGTCAATAAATGGGACCTCACGCCGCGGGCGTCCCGGAGCGCCTGCCGCAAGGCCCTTTATGCGGTTTTGCCGTTCATGAATTTTGCGCCGGTGGTCTGCGTCTCCGCCGCCACGGGGTTCAATACGGGGGAGATAATTGAAACAATAAACTATGTCGCGGAACAGAACCGGAAAAAAATCCCCACCGGCATCCTCAATCGCGCCCTGGAAAAAATCGGCGCGCGTTTCCAGCCGCCGCTGGTGCGGGGCAAAAGGCTGAAGGTTTTTTACGCCGTCCAGACCGCGGTGCGGCCGATTACCTTCTTGGTTTTTGTCAATGATCCCGCCCGGGCGCCTGAAAATTACGAGAGGTATCTGGAAAATTCTCTCCGCGGAATTTTCGGCCTGGAAGGCGCCCCGCTTGTTTTCAAATTCAGGCGCCGGGAGTCAAAGACGGCGGTATTTTCATCGCAGTCAGGCGGTAAAACCGGTTGACAAAACGCTCCGGGCGCGGATAGAATTGGCCTGACCGGGGGGTTTTTATTTGCGGCGATACGGTCTGAATAAACGGCGGAGGTACGGACAACAATAAATCACAGGAGGATGTTTCATGCGCTCATTTTTCAGCTTGTTTGTTGTGTTGGTGTTCGGCGCGGCGGCCCGGAATTGCGGCGCCGCGCCCGGCAACTGGCAATTGCGTTCGCCGGCGTCTGCCATTGTTGATCTCAGCGGCGCGGCCTGCAATGGAACGATCTATGTGGCGGTTGGCAAGCACGGCGCGGTTTTAACCTCCGCCGACGGTCTGGTCTGGACGCATAGCGATTCCGGTCTGACAAATGATTTGCATGGCGTGGCTTACGGCAACGGCCGCTTCGCGGCCGTGGGCGGCGACGGCTTCGCCGCGACCGCATCCGACGATCTTGTCTGGACCGCGCGCGATACCGGCGTGTCCGGCGATTTCAGCAATATCCGCTTTGTGAACAACCGTTTTGTGGCAATCGGCTCGGGAGGATTGGTCGCTACTTCGCCCGACGGCGCCGTCTGGACGCCGCAGACTACCGGAATTTCAAAGACGCTGGAGGATGTAACCTTCGGCAACGGGCAGTACGTTGCGGTGGGTTGGCCGGATGGCGCGGTTATCACTTCGCCGGACGCAATTGCCTGGACAAACCGGGCGACGGAGTCGTCCGCTTCTTTATCCGGCGTGGTTTTTAAAGACGGACAGTTCGCCGCGTGCGGCTCCGGCGGCACGGTTCTGACCTCCACCAACGGCGTTGACTGGACTTCAATGGTTACGGGCATTTCGTATACCTTTTCATGCGTCACTTGCGCGGACGGATTCTTTGTCGCCGCCGGTTCGTCCGGCAAAACCCTTTATTCCGTCGACGGCGTTGACTGGACGCTCCTTTATACCGGCATGGGAACCTGGTACAGCGATATTATTTTCCAGGATGGAAAATTCG is a genomic window containing:
- a CDS encoding sodium:solute symporter, producing the protein MNALDWSIVAVYMLGMIGLSLWLGRTQRTGRDYFVGGNRVGHWAIGISILATQCSTNSLMGAPAFVIAVGGLLWLQYELAVPLAMIGIMMFLLPFFRSQRVVSVYEYLGRRFGPGSRMMLSLLFQFLRAFSTGVTVYGISLVIQQLIGLPFWAAVLLIGAVALVYEFLGGIRADIYSDVIQMIVLYAGIAVCLVYAVHLAGGWREIIAVFPVDKARTLDFGSMGFSGANPFAFWPMLLGGFFLYLSYYGCDQTQVQRGLSTRDVDGTNMALFINGMLRFPLTLTYCLIGVAIGAYLIKHPDFLRYLADPATNAVNYNLAVPSFCLHVLPHGVIGLIMVAMFAAAMSSLDSTINSLSALTIRDVVERFRSEPFGERELMRWGRLITVGWGILCMAFSFFVGDISPSIIEAINKISSLVNGPILAAFLLAILTRRANDPGVMIGIAAGFGANLMTWLLLPGVSWLWWNVSGCLVTFGIGYGASFLFRARVVPNLETLVYHADAARQFNYRRNWRVYLWILAGYFLVMVAVLKGIELIFGLSAN
- the der gene encoding ribosome biogenesis GTPase Der, whose translation is MQPQNRPMAAIIGRPNVGKSSIFNRLAGRRIAIVHEEAGVTRDRIICPVRLQSRRADNAAQPRVIDLVDTAGLVLPEGENADAGNEWEQSAVSIEAAVRRQVGLALREAGAVVFVVDARAGVLAADERTAARLHKSALPVLLAVNKADNAELDFHALDFERFGFPVFPVSALHNRGFEDLIEKLSALFPPGAEEALPGLRVAVVGRPNVGKSMLVNRLARGERVIVSGEPGTTRDSIAVPLTAKSGAPPGGYILIDTAGLRAANKLKHAVDGFGRLRALESIGSADIAALVIDATVGPTAYDKNIAAQIMARKKGCMIIVNKWDLTPRASRSACRKALYAVLPFMNFAPVVCVSAATGFNTGEIIETINYVAEQNRKKIPTGILNRALEKIGARFQPPLVRGKRLKVFYAVQTAVRPITFLVFVNDPARAPENYERYLENSLRGIFGLEGAPLVFKFRRRESKTAVFSSQSGGKTG